From a single Gimesia fumaroli genomic region:
- a CDS encoding DNA translocase FtsK, whose product MIDIHRFKTDLIALGLLAVTVFLGLSLFSYDPADPPAQLVYPIRDVAQNLCGTSGAHIAHLLRSGFGIGAWGILLALIVVDMRMFSREQAAGMMIELFGLALILISVCIVSQMMLGKNSATPLIGSGGYIGALGFSLLESKFSVAGSLVLLASMFFAGLLLTADTLPVRILFSCLTFPFKALSREPSEVEEEYEEEEEEEDLVAEDEEEEYEEEVIAAPKSKKAKKRKPIKVNPPAGLRIAQKPQPIEQKKNSSYKLPGLDLLEEAENFPFELLAKKAEEAAEVLENTFADFGLDIQVSEIDTGPVLTLFELDLKPGLRVAKVTALAHDLAVALRVPSVRVVPSIPGKNTVGVEVPNEKQVMVRLRELIEACSDDAEKSRIPLFMGKDVSGRPLTADLSKLPHLLIAGRTGTGKSVCLNTLILSLLMTRTPNEVKMLMIDPKMVELSGYKRIPHLMHPVITDMKKAEAVLAWAVDKMEERYDLLARCGSRNIESFNKLGKEKVLEMAGIDPDSDEALQMPEKMPSIVIVADEIADMMMTSGKDVEAHIIRLAQKSRAVGIHLVLATQKPTVDVITGLIKSNLPARVSFQVASRGDSRVVLDENGADALLGNGDMLYLAPGTSKLTRAQGAYVSDEEIESVIDFFSDMEPEYSPELAQITAANSKKNNEGDSDRKEDSLYNDAVEIVIREGRGSVSLLQRALGVGYGRGARLIDYMAEDGIVGEYNGSQAREVLYTIDEWEAAKQNEFEDDYGEEEYEEEFV is encoded by the coding sequence ATGATCGACATTCATCGATTCAAAACAGATCTCATCGCGCTGGGATTGCTGGCGGTTACAGTCTTTCTTGGACTGAGCCTGTTCAGCTACGATCCCGCCGATCCACCTGCGCAACTCGTCTACCCCATTCGTGATGTCGCCCAAAACCTGTGTGGTACATCAGGTGCTCACATCGCTCATCTTCTTCGATCCGGCTTCGGAATTGGTGCCTGGGGGATTTTACTCGCCCTCATCGTTGTCGACATGCGAATGTTCTCTCGTGAGCAAGCTGCGGGGATGATGATAGAACTCTTTGGCTTAGCTCTCATTCTCATCTCAGTCTGTATCGTCAGTCAGATGATGCTGGGCAAGAACAGTGCCACTCCATTAATTGGCAGCGGCGGTTATATTGGTGCACTCGGTTTCTCCTTGCTGGAATCCAAATTTTCCGTCGCTGGTTCGTTAGTTTTGCTGGCCTCCATGTTTTTTGCAGGGCTGCTCTTAACAGCCGATACACTGCCTGTGCGCATCCTTTTCTCCTGCCTGACTTTTCCCTTCAAAGCCTTGAGTCGTGAACCTTCCGAGGTAGAAGAAGAATATGAAGAGGAGGAGGAGGAAGAAGACCTAGTCGCAGAAGACGAGGAAGAAGAGTACGAAGAAGAAGTCATCGCTGCTCCTAAATCGAAAAAAGCAAAAAAACGCAAGCCAATCAAAGTCAATCCGCCCGCCGGTCTTCGGATCGCGCAGAAGCCTCAGCCTATCGAGCAAAAAAAAAACAGCTCGTATAAACTGCCCGGATTAGATCTGCTGGAAGAAGCGGAAAACTTCCCCTTTGAGCTGTTAGCGAAAAAAGCAGAAGAAGCCGCAGAAGTTCTGGAAAACACCTTCGCTGACTTTGGTCTGGATATTCAAGTTTCTGAAATCGACACCGGTCCTGTTTTAACCCTGTTCGAACTCGATCTGAAACCAGGTTTACGTGTCGCGAAAGTCACTGCCCTGGCACATGATCTGGCAGTTGCACTGCGTGTCCCTTCCGTTCGTGTGGTTCCTTCGATCCCTGGAAAAAACACAGTCGGTGTCGAAGTTCCCAACGAGAAACAAGTCATGGTACGGCTACGGGAATTGATTGAAGCCTGCTCGGATGACGCAGAGAAAAGTCGGATTCCGCTCTTCATGGGTAAAGACGTCAGTGGCCGCCCTTTGACAGCCGACCTGTCCAAGCTGCCTCACTTATTGATTGCCGGTCGAACGGGGACAGGTAAGAGTGTGTGTCTAAATACATTAATTTTATCCCTGTTGATGACCCGGACTCCCAACGAAGTCAAGATGTTAATGATCGACCCCAAGATGGTGGAATTGAGTGGCTATAAACGCATTCCCCATTTAATGCACCCTGTGATTACCGATATGAAAAAAGCGGAAGCCGTTTTAGCGTGGGCCGTCGATAAGATGGAAGAACGCTACGACCTTCTGGCCCGCTGCGGTTCCCGTAACATTGAAAGCTTCAACAAACTTGGCAAAGAAAAAGTGCTCGAAATGGCCGGCATCGATCCGGATTCGGACGAAGCCCTGCAGATGCCCGAAAAAATGCCTTCGATCGTGATCGTAGCTGACGAAATTGCAGATATGATGATGACCTCAGGTAAAGACGTGGAAGCGCACATTATTCGCCTCGCACAAAAATCGCGAGCCGTCGGAATCCATCTTGTTCTGGCAACACAGAAACCAACCGTTGATGTCATCACAGGTCTGATCAAATCGAACCTGCCTGCCCGCGTTTCGTTCCAGGTTGCGAGCCGTGGCGATAGCCGGGTTGTTCTGGATGAAAACGGTGCAGACGCCCTGCTCGGTAACGGGGATATGCTTTATCTCGCTCCGGGAACCAGTAAACTGACCCGTGCTCAGGGAGCCTATGTCAGTGATGAAGAAATCGAAAGCGTCATCGACTTCTTCAGTGATATGGAACCGGAATACAGTCCGGAACTGGCTCAAATCACGGCAGCTAACTCGAAGAAAAACAATGAAGGCGATTCCGATCGCAAAGAAGACAGTCTGTACAACGACGCCGTTGAAATCGTGATTCGCGAAGGTCGCGGCTCCGTTTCTCTTCTGCAACGTGCCCTCGGTGTGGGTTATGGACGTGGTGCCCGTTTGATCGACTACATGGCCGAAGATGGTATCGTCGGCGAATACAATGGCTCTCAAGCACGTGAAGTTTTGTATACAATCGATGAATGGGAAGCCGCCAAACAGAACGAATTCGAGGATGATTATGGCGAAGAAGAATACGAAGAGGAATTCGTCTAA
- the coaBC gene encoding bifunctional phosphopantothenoylcysteine decarboxylase/phosphopantothenate--cysteine ligase CoaBC yields the protein MQGREILLGVSGGIAAYKTADLTSKLVQKGAAVSVVMTQAAQKFIGATTFEALTGRPVYQGVFSPQEHFQGEHIGLVKRAELFVIAPATANVIAQMAHGFADDLLSTLTLTCPTPILLAPAMNAEMWAKPAVQRNLEQIKADGIQIVEPGEGWLSCGVVGKGRMAEPADILTRIEAILG from the coding sequence ATGCAGGGGCGTGAAATTCTATTAGGGGTTTCGGGAGGAATTGCCGCCTACAAAACGGCTGACCTCACCAGTAAACTGGTCCAGAAAGGAGCCGCCGTCAGTGTCGTTATGACGCAGGCGGCTCAAAAATTTATTGGTGCCACTACTTTTGAAGCATTGACGGGGCGCCCGGTCTACCAGGGTGTGTTTTCACCTCAAGAACATTTTCAGGGAGAACACATCGGCCTGGTGAAACGGGCCGAGTTGTTTGTGATCGCCCCGGCAACAGCAAACGTCATCGCACAGATGGCCCACGGTTTTGCCGATGACCTGCTCTCAACACTGACTCTGACCTGCCCCACCCCTATTCTGCTGGCCCCTGCCATGAATGCAGAAATGTGGGCTAAACCAGCCGTACAACGAAACCTGGAACAGATCAAAGCAGATGGTATTCAGATTGTCGAACCGGGAGAAGGCTGGCTCAGTTGCGGTGTGGTCGGTAAAGGCCGCATGGCGGAACCCGCAGATATCTTAACCCGAATTGAAGCAATCCTGGGCTGA
- the tpiA gene encoding triose-phosphate isomerase: MRRFLVAGNWKMNTTKESGAQLAKALVGEVPNENQAVEVLVCPPFPYLSTIGDIVNGSGVGFGAQNCYHEAPGAFTGETATEMLTDIGCRSVILGHSERRHILKETDADINLKVKKALDAGLQVILCVGELQSERESEQTEAVLNTQMTGGLEGVDAAAFSQIVIAYEPVWAIGTGLTASPEQAESAHQYLRNWLKEHYSAEIADSTRILYGGSVKPDNAKELLSQENVDGALVGGASLKAELFIPIIQAAVELSAD; the protein is encoded by the coding sequence ATGCGTCGCTTTCTTGTAGCTGGTAACTGGAAAATGAATACAACCAAAGAATCCGGTGCACAATTGGCAAAGGCATTGGTTGGCGAAGTTCCAAACGAGAATCAGGCCGTCGAAGTTCTGGTCTGTCCCCCTTTTCCCTACCTGTCTACCATCGGCGATATTGTGAATGGTTCCGGTGTTGGATTTGGTGCTCAAAACTGCTACCACGAAGCACCGGGAGCCTTTACCGGCGAAACAGCAACTGAAATGCTCACCGATATTGGCTGCCGATCTGTAATCTTGGGACACAGTGAGCGACGTCATATTCTCAAAGAAACCGACGCTGACATCAACTTGAAGGTCAAAAAAGCCCTCGATGCAGGATTGCAAGTCATTCTCTGTGTAGGTGAGCTTCAAAGCGAACGGGAATCGGAACAGACAGAAGCAGTCCTGAACACCCAGATGACAGGGGGCCTCGAAGGAGTTGACGCGGCTGCATTCAGCCAGATCGTCATTGCTTATGAACCAGTTTGGGCCATCGGCACAGGTTTAACGGCGTCTCCCGAACAGGCCGAGTCAGCTCATCAATACCTGCGAAACTGGCTTAAAGAGCACTATTCTGCTGAAATTGCTGATTCCACCCGTATCCTGTATGGCGGAAGTGTTAAACCGGATAATGCCAAAGAACTCCTCTCCCAGGAGAATGTCGATGGCGCACTGGTTGGCGGGGCCAGCCTCAAGGCAGAACTGTTTATTCCCATTATTCAGGCTGCCGTTGAATTATCAGCCGATTAA
- a CDS encoding YicC/YloC family endoribonuclease, whose translation MLLGMTGFGSSTAEDDRLSVQAEIRTVNNRYLKISTRYPDFYAKLGSQIEKLLRGSITRGTVNLTLKIDSLDRTSDYLLDEEVIQQYWSQLKHLTEVCHLPLPDNIDSLLSLPGAAIDNYSRSHNPEADWPLIQQAIQGALTELSEFRKTEGESAEADLLASNQIICDQLEIVKQKAPLVVSSYRDRLHQRLSDLLQDQEVELDPDSLIREVSLFADRCDINEEITRLQCHLEQFDTIIKGNTSQGKKLEFLVQEMFREINTIGSKANDVEISHSVIEMKLAVEKIRENVQNVE comes from the coding sequence GTGCTGCTAGGCATGACTGGTTTTGGAAGTTCGACTGCTGAAGACGACCGGCTTTCGGTCCAGGCAGAAATACGAACTGTCAACAATCGTTACCTGAAAATATCGACCCGATACCCCGATTTTTACGCAAAACTTGGCAGCCAGATTGAAAAGTTATTGCGAGGTTCGATTACGCGCGGAACGGTGAATCTGACACTGAAGATCGACAGCCTGGACCGTACGAGCGACTATCTCCTGGATGAAGAGGTCATTCAGCAATACTGGTCACAGCTGAAGCACTTGACAGAAGTCTGTCACCTGCCGCTGCCTGACAACATCGATAGTCTGCTTTCCCTGCCCGGTGCTGCCATTGATAATTACTCGCGATCACACAATCCGGAAGCCGACTGGCCTCTGATTCAACAGGCGATTCAGGGAGCCCTTACTGAGCTCTCCGAATTCCGTAAAACCGAAGGCGAGTCAGCCGAGGCAGACCTGCTGGCCAGCAACCAGATCATCTGTGATCAACTGGAAATCGTCAAACAGAAAGCGCCGCTTGTTGTCTCCAGCTACCGCGATCGCCTGCATCAGAGGCTGAGCGACCTGCTGCAAGACCAGGAGGTCGAACTCGACCCGGACAGCCTGATTCGGGAAGTCAGCCTGTTTGCGGACCGCTGTGACATCAACGAAGAAATTACCCGGCTGCAGTGCCACTTGGAACAATTTGATACGATTATCAAAGGCAATACATCACAAGGCAAAAAACTGGAATTCCTGGTACAGGAAATGTTTCGTGAGATCAATACAATCGGCTCCAAAGCCAACGATGTGGAAATTTCTCACTCCGTAATTGAAATGAAGCTGGCTGTAGAAAAAATCAGAGAAAACGTCCAGAACGTTGAATAA
- a CDS encoding DNA-directed RNA polymerase subunit omega produces the protein MLEEFKEEEIVNKVGGRFKLSALIQKRIVALNRGARPLVELQTKNHMEVVVQEIMEDKIYLDQSGEVAIVEEAVSPLEGVEYDDAGPSLEDLAP, from the coding sequence ATGTTGGAAGAATTTAAAGAAGAAGAAATCGTCAACAAAGTCGGCGGTCGATTCAAATTGTCAGCACTGATCCAAAAACGCATTGTCGCCCTTAATCGGGGTGCACGTCCGCTGGTAGAGCTGCAGACCAAAAACCATATGGAAGTCGTCGTCCAGGAAATCATGGAAGACAAAATCTATCTCGATCAATCTGGTGAAGTCGCCATCGTGGAAGAAGCAGTCAGCCCGCTGGAAGGCGTCGAATATGATGACGCCGGTCCCTCACTGGAAGATTTGGCTCCCTAG
- the secG gene encoding preprotein translocase subunit SecG, whose amino-acid sequence MLFAAIFDLATVLMTFLLIFGVLLIIIILLQKGRGGGLAGAFGGAGGQSALGTKAGDVFTKITVVMAILWVILAGISGITTRASSGKYAGGSDAVIEGASATGTDKEDPAILEDDKSATPDFKSPAELPETPAKEEKTETPKTKETPASAEKKQETPAKPEATKSETKSN is encoded by the coding sequence ATGTTGTTTGCAGCTATTTTTGACCTGGCCACCGTTTTGATGACTTTCTTACTCATCTTCGGCGTACTCCTGATCATCATCATCCTTCTGCAAAAAGGACGTGGCGGTGGATTGGCGGGTGCATTTGGTGGTGCTGGCGGACAGAGTGCCCTGGGCACCAAAGCCGGTGACGTCTTCACCAAAATTACGGTTGTCATGGCAATCCTCTGGGTGATCCTGGCAGGAATTTCTGGAATTACGACGCGAGCCAGCTCTGGAAAGTACGCAGGCGGTTCTGACGCAGTCATTGAAGGTGCCAGCGCAACGGGTACTGATAAAGAAGACCCGGCTATTCTCGAAGACGACAAATCGGCAACTCCAGATTTTAAATCTCCAGCAGAGTTACCAGAAACACCAGCGAAAGAAGAAAAGACCGAAACTCCCAAAACAAAGGAGACACCGGCTTCTGCTGAGAAGAAACAGGAAACGCCTGCTAAGCCAGAAGCAACCAAGTCAGAAACAAAATCAAACTAG
- the cimA gene encoding citramalate synthase: protein MARIQMYDTTLRDGSQGEGVNFSLEDKLQITVKLDEMGFDYIEGGYPLSNPKDTEYFQRVAEMDLKHAKVTAFGMTRRKEIDAKDDVGMQALRDSQAPVVTIVGKTWDLHVTEVLRVSLEENLAMIADSVSFIKSCGREVIYDAEHFFDGFRANPEYALKTIKAAADAGADIIIPCDTNGGSLPEVITKYVDLVRSEVDTPLGIHCHNDCDLATANSLAAVEHGVVQVQGTINGIGERCGNADLISVIANLVTKKEAYSVLLDNNLHHLTELSRYVYELANMNFRSGQPFVGSSAFAHKGGMHVHAVNRIARSYEHIEPEVVGNQRKVLVSELSGRSNIVAKTTKYQLDHDPELLTKILEKVQDLENEGYQFEAAEASFDLLVKKVAGTFKPHFEKIHYRVNVESDATHEPLTEATIKLVVNNAEEHVVGEGDGPVNALDTALRKALCPAYPALEKMHLVDYKVRVINSAEGTAASVRVVIESKDEHDVWSSIGVSENVIEASWLALADSVEYKLYKDEGTFFD, encoded by the coding sequence ATGGCCCGAATTCAGATGTATGACACCACTTTACGGGATGGCAGCCAGGGAGAAGGCGTTAACTTCTCATTGGAAGATAAGCTGCAAATTACCGTAAAGCTTGATGAAATGGGCTTTGACTACATTGAAGGCGGCTATCCCCTGTCCAATCCGAAAGATACCGAGTATTTCCAGCGTGTCGCTGAAATGGACCTGAAACACGCCAAAGTGACCGCCTTTGGTATGACCCGCCGCAAGGAAATCGACGCCAAAGACGATGTCGGCATGCAGGCCCTCCGCGATTCCCAGGCCCCAGTCGTCACCATCGTCGGTAAAACCTGGGATCTGCATGTGACCGAAGTTCTGCGAGTCTCGCTCGAAGAAAACCTCGCGATGATCGCCGACTCGGTCTCCTTCATCAAATCTTGCGGCCGTGAAGTCATCTACGATGCCGAGCACTTCTTTGACGGATTTCGTGCCAACCCGGAATATGCTTTGAAAACCATCAAGGCCGCTGCAGATGCCGGCGCAGATATCATCATCCCCTGCGATACGAACGGCGGTAGCCTGCCTGAAGTCATCACGAAATATGTCGATCTCGTTCGTAGCGAAGTGGACACACCGCTGGGCATTCATTGTCATAACGACTGTGATCTGGCAACCGCTAATTCATTAGCAGCTGTAGAACATGGCGTCGTTCAGGTTCAGGGAACGATCAACGGGATCGGCGAACGTTGCGGCAACGCTGACCTGATCAGCGTGATCGCCAACCTGGTCACCAAAAAAGAAGCGTATTCGGTTCTGTTAGATAACAATCTGCATCATCTGACTGAGCTTTCGCGTTATGTTTACGAATTGGCTAATATGAATTTCCGATCCGGTCAGCCTTTTGTCGGCAGCAGCGCGTTTGCGCACAAAGGTGGCATGCATGTCCACGCAGTCAATCGTATCGCTCGCAGCTACGAACATATCGAACCGGAAGTCGTCGGCAATCAACGAAAAGTGCTGGTCAGTGAGCTCTCAGGCCGTTCCAACATCGTTGCCAAAACAACCAAATACCAGCTCGACCACGATCCCGAACTGCTCACGAAAATCCTTGAGAAAGTCCAGGACCTGGAAAACGAAGGCTACCAGTTTGAAGCAGCCGAAGCTTCGTTTGATCTACTCGTTAAAAAGGTGGCAGGAACCTTTAAACCGCATTTTGAAAAAATTCACTATCGTGTGAATGTCGAATCAGACGCGACTCACGAGCCACTCACCGAAGCCACCATCAAACTGGTTGTCAACAACGCAGAGGAACATGTCGTCGGCGAAGGAGATGGTCCGGTGAACGCGCTGGATACCGCCCTGCGAAAAGCACTCTGCCCTGCTTATCCGGCCCTCGAAAAAATGCATCTGGTCGATTACAAAGTGCGTGTCATCAACTCAGCCGAAGGTACTGCCGCCAGCGTGCGTGTGGTCATCGAAAGCAAAGATGAACACGATGTCTGGAGCAGCATCGGCGTCAGTGAGAATGTGATCGAAGCCAGCTGGCTGGCATTGGCTGACAGCGTCGAATACAAGCTCTATAAGGATGAAGGGACTTTTTTCGACTAG
- the gmk gene encoding guanylate kinase gives MPEPQANTQPEVPIIVLSGPTASGKTTIVNRLMQESPVKLVKAISATTRPRRKGEVDGEDYYFLTQEEFEERRKNNEFLECEQVHGLGYWYGTLKSEVDRAAKEGGWPFLEIDVQGTLKLKEQFPQAITLFVRTSSDEEYEKRIRSRGTESEEVIEKRLETIRKELEQAKHYSHVIINDELDRAVTEIGTILKQREQEINVGRI, from the coding sequence GTGCCCGAACCTCAAGCAAACACACAACCAGAAGTCCCGATCATTGTTCTCTCTGGACCAACGGCCAGTGGAAAAACGACGATTGTCAACCGGTTAATGCAGGAATCTCCGGTCAAGCTCGTTAAAGCAATCTCAGCAACAACCCGGCCCCGACGCAAAGGCGAAGTGGACGGAGAAGACTATTACTTCCTGACACAGGAAGAATTTGAAGAACGACGAAAAAATAACGAATTCCTGGAATGCGAACAGGTGCATGGGTTGGGATACTGGTATGGTACGTTAAAATCAGAAGTGGATCGGGCTGCGAAAGAGGGAGGCTGGCCATTTCTGGAAATTGACGTTCAGGGAACATTGAAACTCAAAGAACAGTTCCCCCAGGCCATCACACTCTTTGTCAGAACCTCCTCCGATGAGGAATATGAAAAACGCATTCGGAGTCGAGGAACAGAGTCAGAAGAAGTTATCGAAAAACGGCTGGAAACGATTCGGAAAGAATTGGAACAGGCCAAACATTATAGCCATGTCATTATCAATGACGAACTGGATCGGGCTGTCACTGAAATTGGCACCATCCTGAAACAACGGGAGCAAGAAATTAATGTTGGAAGAATTTAA
- a CDS encoding phosphopantothenoylcysteine decarboxylase domain-containing protein: MRILITAGPTREYLDDVRYLSNASSGQMGYALARSAIQAGHEVALVSGPVALTPPEGCEIYPVETTDEMFKQCAKLFTDCDGVIGTAAVCDYRIKTRKPGKIAKTGEAITLELVETIDVLAELGTQKGDRWVMGFALESQDARFNAVRKLYSKKCDAIVLNSVSAIGSNENHVEVIDHSQKTVATYSGPKAQVADSLIAWIQKHIAAGQ, translated from the coding sequence ATGCGAATTCTCATCACTGCGGGTCCCACACGAGAATACCTGGACGATGTCCGCTACTTATCTAACGCCAGCAGTGGTCAAATGGGATACGCCCTGGCTCGTTCCGCGATCCAGGCGGGTCATGAAGTTGCTCTGGTATCCGGCCCGGTTGCACTCACTCCTCCCGAAGGCTGTGAGATCTACCCCGTCGAAACAACCGACGAGATGTTCAAACAATGCGCAAAACTGTTCACTGACTGCGATGGTGTGATTGGTACGGCGGCGGTCTGTGATTATCGCATCAAAACCCGCAAACCCGGCAAAATCGCTAAAACTGGTGAAGCCATAACGCTTGAGCTCGTAGAGACGATCGATGTACTCGCGGAGCTGGGAACACAAAAAGGAGACCGCTGGGTCATGGGCTTCGCCCTTGAGTCTCAGGACGCGCGGTTCAATGCCGTGCGAAAGCTCTACAGTAAAAAATGCGACGCGATTGTCCTCAACAGCGTCAGCGCTATCGGATCGAATGAAAACCACGTGGAAGTCATTGACCATAGTCAGAAAACTGTCGCGACATACTCCGGGCCCAAAGCCCAGGTCGCTGATTCTCTGATCGCCTGGATTCAAAAACATATTGCTGCCGGTCAATAA
- the pheA gene encoding prephenate dehydratase gives MAKKKAVNKRTSASKPKTPAKKKVARQSSKRSPASLQSELKKMDREIVKLVNKRCSMTIKQIKSDPNPRKAMFDPKSDEELRETIEKLNASGPMTNNAIRGVFRQILSSARRKIHPQRVAYLGPAYSYTHLAALERFGEGADMVPVNTIGAVFEEVNRGNTEFGVVPIENSTDGRVVDTLDMFTRLPLRICGEVLIAVHHNLLARCERSEITEIYSKPQALSQCREWLSRNMPQAHLHEVTSTSTAAQLAATKPGAAAVASHQASVEYDLQIIVEGIEDNANNVTRFAVIGEEVCDPTGKDRTAILVQIAHKAGSLADTLQIFKKNKVNLTWIESFPLRGEEPGYLFFIDFEGHIQEPHIKRTISDLEKRVVRLEAMGSYPRSGILE, from the coding sequence ATGGCCAAGAAAAAAGCGGTTAACAAACGAACTTCAGCTAGCAAACCGAAGACGCCAGCCAAGAAAAAAGTTGCCCGACAAAGCAGCAAACGCAGCCCTGCCTCGCTCCAATCCGAGTTAAAGAAAATGGATCGGGAAATTGTCAAACTGGTCAACAAACGCTGCTCGATGACCATCAAACAGATCAAATCTGATCCGAATCCGCGCAAGGCCATGTTTGACCCCAAATCAGACGAAGAGTTGCGCGAGACCATCGAAAAACTCAATGCCTCCGGCCCGATGACCAACAACGCCATTCGCGGTGTTTTCCGTCAAATTTTGAGTTCAGCCCGCCGAAAGATTCACCCACAACGAGTCGCTTACCTCGGCCCCGCTTACAGCTACACGCATCTTGCTGCTCTGGAACGGTTCGGCGAAGGTGCTGACATGGTGCCAGTAAACACCATCGGAGCGGTCTTCGAAGAAGTAAACCGCGGAAACACCGAATTTGGTGTTGTCCCCATTGAAAACAGTACCGATGGACGAGTTGTGGACACACTGGATATGTTTACGCGTCTCCCGTTGAGAATTTGCGGAGAAGTCCTGATTGCCGTACATCACAACCTGCTGGCGCGTTGTGAACGAAGTGAAATCACGGAAATCTACAGCAAACCACAGGCACTTTCCCAATGTCGCGAGTGGCTTTCCAGAAATATGCCACAAGCCCACCTGCATGAAGTCACCAGCACTTCGACAGCAGCACAATTGGCAGCGACCAAACCGGGCGCCGCGGCCGTTGCCAGTCACCAGGCCTCTGTTGAATACGACCTGCAGATTATCGTCGAAGGCATTGAAGACAACGCCAACAATGTGACACGCTTTGCCGTGATCGGAGAAGAAGTCTGTGACCCGACCGGCAAAGACCGTACTGCCATTCTGGTACAAATTGCACACAAAGCCGGCTCACTGGCCGACACACTGCAGATCTTCAAGAAAAATAAAGTAAACTTGACCTGGATCGAATCGTTCCCGCTACGGGGCGAAGAACCGGGATACCTGTTCTTTATTGACTTCGAAGGCCATATTCAGGAGCCCCACATTAAACGGACCATCAGCGATCTCGAAAAACGCGTGGTTCGCCTGGAAGCGATGGGCTCCTATCCCCGTAGTGGTATTTTAGAGTAA